The following nucleotide sequence is from Mesorhizobium sp. J8.
GTGAAGATGCACCAGCGGTTCTCGAAGAGATCGGCGAAGCCGGCATCGGGTCCGGACTTTTCCGTGCCGGCCAGCGGATGTCCGGGGATGAAATGCACGCCCTCCGGCACATGCGGCTGCATTTGCGCGATCACCGAGGCCTTGGTCGAGCCGACATCGGTGAGGATGGCGCCCTTCTTCAGCGCCGGCGCGATCTCGGCCGCGACCTCGCCGGACGAGCCGACCGGCACCGAGACGATGACGAGATCGGCGTCGCGCACCGCTTCTTTTGCATCCGTCGAGTAGGAATCGCCGAGACCGAGCTCCTCGGCGCGCTTCAGCGTCGAGGCGCTGCGCGTCGCGATGGCGATGTGCCTGGCAAGCCCTTCGCGGCAGATGACGCGGGCGAGCGACGAGCCGATCAGGCCGATGCCGACCAGCGCTATTTTCTCGAACATCGGTGATGCCATGGGTGTTCTAGCTTTTCAGGAAGGTCTTGAGCGCATCGACGACGCCGCGATTGGCTTCCTCGGTGCCGACGCTCATGCGCAGCGCGTTGGGGAAGCCGTAGCCGGTGACGCGGCGCAGGATGTAACCGCGGGCGCTCAGATAATCGTCCGCGGCCGCCGCCGAATGCTTCTGGTCGTCGGGAAAATGGATCAGCACGAAATTGCCGACGCTGGGCGTGACGCGCAGGCCGAGTCCGGTCAGCTCGGCGCTGAGCCAGGCCAGCCATTTCTCGTTATGCGCCACGCTGCGCTCGATATGGGCGCGGTCGCGGATCGCGGCGATGCCGGCCTCGATCGCGGTGGCGTTGACGTTGAACGGGCCGCGGATGCGGTTGATCGCATCGACGATATGCGCCGGCCCGTACATCCAGCCGATGCGGGCGCCGCCGAGGCCGAGCTTGGAGAAGGTGCGGGTCATCACCACGTTCTCGGAGCTGCCGGCGAGCTCGATGCCGGCTTCGTAGTCGTTGCGCCGTACATATTCGGCATAGGCGGCGTCGAGCACCAGGAGCACGTTCTTCGGCAATGCCGCGTGCAGCCGGCGCACTTCCTGGAACGGCACATAGGTGCCGGTCGGATTGTTGGGATTGGCGAGGAACACGATCCTCGTCTTGGGCGTCACCGCGGCAAGGATCGCGTCGACATCGGCGCGCTCGTCGGTTTCCTTCACCGCGACCGGCTTGGCGCCGGCCGCCTGGATGTAGATCTTGTAGACCATGAAGGCGTGTTCGGTGAACACGGCCTCGTCGCCCGGCGCGAGATAGGTCTGCGCCAGGAGCCCCAGGATCTCGTCGGAGCCGTTGGAGCAAATGATGTTCGCCGGATTGAGCCCATGCACATCGGCGATCGCCTCGCGCAACCGCCGTGCCGTGCCGTCGGGATAGACGTCGAGCTTCGCCGCAACCTCGCGCGCGGCCTCGATCGCCTTCGGCGAGGGTCCCAGCGGATTTTCGTTCGACGACAGCTTGTAGACCTTCGTCACGCCGGCCGGGGCAGTGCTTTTTCCCGGTACATAGGCCTCGATGTCCATGATGCCCGCGCGGGGCGTCGGACGGGGCTGATCCTGCTTCATGTCACAAATCCGTCGAGAAGGCCTTCAAGGCCGCAGCGGAAATACAGGCCACGGGCTGGAATGTCGAGTGCCGCCGCTTGGCGTAAGCGGGCCGCCCGCCAGCAGGCTACCCGTTGACGAAGCGCGGCGCTGGTCCTAGAAGGACTGCCAGACTTCCGTGGTGATTTGGCCGGTCGGCTTGCAGCCACGTTAAACAACTTGCTAAAGGGCCGTTTGCAACCTGTAACCGGCTTTGCGACGGCAAGCCGGTTTTTTGTTGTCCGCTCCCGGCCGGACACCGCATCGGGACAAGACCGATGCGGCACAGGATTGAGGACGGACATGGCCGCTCAGCGCGCTGCAAGAACCAAGGACGAGGTCGACCATCCGTCGAGCCCGGTGCTGCAGTTTGGCCCCGACAAGCCGCTGAAGCTCGACGCGGGCACGCTGCTTTCTCCTTTCCAGATCGCTTACCAGACCTACGGCAGCTTGAACGACGCGCGCTCCAACGCCATCCTCGTCTGCCACGCGCTGACCGGCGACCAGCACGTCGCCAACACCAATCCGGTGACCGGCAAGCCGGGCTGGTGGGAGGTGCTGATCGGTCCCGGCAAGATCATCGACACCAACCGCTTCTTCGTGATCTGCTCCAATGTCGTGGGCGGTTGCCTCGGCTCGACCGGCCCGGCCTCGACCAACCCGGCGACCGGCAAGCCCTATGGGCTCGACCTGCCGATCATCACCATCCGCGACATGGTGCGCGCGCAGGCGATGCTCATCGATCATTTCGGCATCGAAAAGCTGTTTTGCGTGCTTGGCGGCTCGATGGGCGGCATGCAGGTGCTGGAATGGGCAGCAAGCTATCCGGAGCGGGTCTTCTCGGCGCTACCGATCGCCACCGGCGCCCGCCATTCCTCGCAGAACATCGCCTTCCATGAGGTCGGCCGGCAGGCCGTCATGGCCGATCCGGACTGGCATGGCGGCAAATATCTCGATTTCGGCAAGCGGCCGGAAAAGGGGCTGGCCGTCGCGCGCATGGCCGCCCACATCACCTATCTTTCGGAAGCCGCGCTTCACCGCAAGTTCGGCCGTAATTTGCAGGACCGCGAGGCGCTCACCTTCGGCTTCGACGCCGATTTCCAGATCGAGAGCTATCTGCGCCACCAGGGCATGACTTTCGTCGACCGCTTTGACGCCAATTCCTACCTCTATCTGACCCGCGCGATGGATTACTTCGATCTTGCCGCCGATCACGGCGGGCGCCTCGCTGACGCCTTCGCCGGCACCAGGACGCGCTTTTGCCTGGTCTCCTTCACCAGCGACTGGCTGTTCCCGACCGAGGAGAGCCGCTCGATCGTGCATGCCTTGAACGCGGCGGGCGCTTCCGTCTCCTTCGTCGAGATCGAGACCGATCGCGGCCATGACGCCTTCCTGCTCGACGAACCGGAACTGTTCGCGGCCATCAACGGCTTCATCGCCTCGGCGGCTCGCGCCAGGGGGCTCAGCCTATGAGCGTCAATCGCGCCCAGCGTGTCGACCTCGAAGTCGTCACCGACCTCATTCCGGCCAATTCGCGCGTCCTCGATGTCGGCTCCGGCGACGGCGTGCTCCTGGAACTGTTGCAGGAGACCAAACAGGTCGACGGCCGCGGGCTGGAACTGTCGCAGCGCGGCGTCAACGAATGCGTGGCGCGCGGGCTATCGGTCATCCAGGGCGACGCCGACACGGATCTGAAATTCTACGCCGACAAGGGCTTCGACTTCGTCGTGCTCTCGCAGACGCTGCAGGCGACGCGTAACCCGAAGATCGTGCTCGACGAGCTGCTTCGGATCGGCAACCGCGCCATCGTCTCCTTCCCCAATTTCGGTCACTGGCGCGTGCGCTTTTCGCTGCTGATCAAAGGCAGGATGCCGGTCACCAAGGATCTGCCCTATTCCTGGTACGACACGCCCAACATCCACTTCTGCACCATCCGCGACTTCGTCAATTTGTGCGAGGAGCTTGGCGCGACCGTCGAAAAGGCGACCGCGCTCGACGCCAACGGCCAGAAGATCGGCCTGTCGATGCCATGGTGGTTCTGGAACTTCTTCGGCCAGCAGGCGGTGTTCTTGCTGAAGCGCTGACGCTCGATGCGCCCTCATCCAAGCACATCCGTAGCCTTGTGCGGATGCTCGACGCCGTCGACAAAGATCACGTCCGACTGCGAATTCTCGGTGCGTAGCGAAAGGATCGCCTGATAGGCCGGCGAATTGTACCAGTCCCGTACATGCTGCCTGTCCGGGAACTCGATGACGATCAGGTGCCCTGGCCAGTTGTTCTCGACAAGCTCGACATCGCCGCCATGGACAAGGAAACGTCCGCCGAACGGCGCCAGCGTGGCGTCTATCTTCTCAAGATATTCGATCATCCAGGGACCCGGCGTGACTTGGCGCATATGGGCAACGGCGTAGGCGGTCATGGTGCTGCTCCTTGATGGGTCGAAGCCGATCACCCGGCCTCGTCGGGATCACCATGCGGGAACCAGCTAGTCCGGTCGATTACCTCGGGCGTCATAGGGACAAAGCCGTCGCTGGGACCTGCTGGCGGACCATCCAATCAAGGCTGAGGCCGATTGTGTTGCCATCAAACCGCAATGTTGCGGAAAAGCCACCAGTTTTTGGGCATTTCCAGGCCGGCCTGGCGTGACACAAAGGTGGCTTTTTTGTAGCGTCGGCCGCAAATCACAGGTGGGACAAGAACATAGCCATCAAACCCATCCGACACACGGAAGAAACGACCGGTAGTGGCAGCCCGATGTCGAGCGAAGACATTCCGCTGATTACGGTGATCACGCCGACCCACAATCGGCGCAGCCAGGTCGTGCGCGCGGTGGAAAGCGTTCTGGCGCAGACACTTACCCGCTTCGAGCATATTGTCGTCGACGACGGTTCGACCGACGGAACGGCCGCCGCGCTCGCCGAAATCCGCGACCCGAGGCTGATCTATGTCGGCGCCAAATGGCGCGGCGCCAACGCCGCGCGCAATGCGGGCATAGAGCGCGCGCGGGCACCGGTCGTGACGTTCCTCGATTCGGACGATGTCTATCTGCCCGACCGGCTGGAGCGGACGCTGGCGCGCTTCGACGCGAACCCTTCGCTCGAGGTCCTCATCAGCTCCTTCGTGTCGCTGAAGGGCAGCCGCAGCACCAAATGCATTAACCGCGAGGCCTTCCTCGACAAGGGCACGCTGCAGCGCGCCCTGGTCTCGCAGACCATCTTCATCGCCGGCTCGGCGATCACCGCCAGGCACGAATCGCTGCTCGCGATCGGCGGCTATGACAGCGACATCACGCGCATGCAGGATCGCGAGCTTCTGCTGCGCTTTGCCCGCCGCGGCGGCGCCCAGTTGTCCGAGGACATCGACTGGAAGAAGTACAATTCGGAGAACTCGATCTCCGGCCGGCGCGACGGCTATGTTGCGGCCTATGCCAACCTGATCGACAAGCACCCCTATATCGCCGACCGCTACCCCGACGTCCCGCCCTACATGATCGCCCGCCAGATCATCGCCGACACGTTGCAGGGGCGGCTGCAGCAGGCCTTTTCCGGCTACCTCGCCAATCGCTCGTCCAAGGCGCTCGGCTATTCGCTGCCGCAGCTCCTGCGCGGCTATGTCGTCGGCCGCCGCTGGCGCCGCGATTGTTATGACGAGTTCCGCGCCAAATACGGCGCCCGGGCGGTCTGAGCGGCTTCTAAACTTCGGTGGTTTCCTTCTTGCGGCGCGGCGCCGCGGGCGGCGGCTCGATCGCCCCTGCCCTGACGCGCGCGGGTTTCAGCGCCGGCGAGCCGGAATCCTTGACGATATTCAGCGAGCGCGGAAAAAACTGGTTGTTGTGCTGACCGCGCCCGATATTGACGATCGCGGTTTCGGGCAGACGCTTCTGCAGCATGGCCAGCACCCGCCGTAGCGTCGGGCCGTCGAACGCGTCGAGCGCTTCGTCGATGATCACCCATTTCGGCTTGCGCAAGGCGAGCCTGGCGAAAGCCAGCGCCCGTTGCTCGTCATCGCCGAGCTCGCGTTCCCACCGCCCGGGATGGTCAATGATGGTCGCCAGCCGATCGAGGCCGACCTCGCCAAGCACCGCCGCGATCTCGGCATCGCTGGCCGGGGCCTTGCCGTTCGGATGGTCGAGGACCTCGCGCAACGTGCCGGCCGGGAAATACGGCACGCGGGGCACGAAGATGGGAGTCTCGCCTGCAGGCAGGCCGATCCGGCCGCTCCCCCACGGCCACAGGCCGGCAATGGCGCGGAAGAACAATGTCTTGCCGGCGCCCGGCTCGCCGGTGATCATGACGCGCTCTCCGGGGCGGATTTCGACATCCGTCTGGGCAAGCTTGGTGCAGCCTTCCGGCGAAGCCACTTCGAGCTTTTCGAAGGTCAGGCTGCCATTGGCGTTTTCGACGAACTGGATGCGCTTTTCCGTGTCGTGCAGCGCATCGGTCTCGGTGAGCGCGATCCGGAAATCGGCCACGCGCATCAGCGTCGCGCGCCAGTCGGCGATGCTGCCGATGTTGTTGATGAACCAGCGCAGCGACGAATGGACCTGGTTGAACGCGCCTACCGCCATCATCAATCCGCCGAACGAGATGTCGCCCGAGAAATACACCGGCGAAGCCACCAGGATGGGCGCCACGACCGTTATCCAGCCATAGGTGTCGGTCACCCAGGCCAGGTTGATCTGCGCGGTGAAGATGCGCCGCATGGCGCCCAGCACCGTGCCGAGGTCGAGCTCCAGCCGGCGCCGGGCGTCGGGCTCGCCATGGTAAAGCGCGATCGCATCGACATTCTCGTTGACCCGCACCATGGAGGAGCGCAGTTCCGCTTCGCGGGTATAGCGCTCGCTGTTGAGGCCGATCAGCGGACGTCCGACCAGCCAGCTCAGCCAGGAGGCGATGCCGGCATAGAAGAAGGCCGCCCAGACCATGTAGCCCGGTATCGCCAATGAATAGTCGCCGATGTGGAAGACGAAGCCGGAAGAAAGCTCCCACAGCACGCCTATGAAGGAGACGAGCAGGATGAAGGACTGCAGCAGTCCGACGCCGAGATCCGTCGACAGATCCGACAAATGGGCCGCATCCTGCTGCATGCGCTGGTCGGGATTGACGCCGATGGCGCCGGCATTGGCAAGCCGGAAGGCCCGCGCCGGACGCATCCATTGATCGATCAGGTCGAGCGTCAGGGCCTCGCGCAACCGCAACCGGATCATCTGGTTGAGCCAGGTCTGGCCGATATTGAGCACCAGAAGTCCGCCGGCGATCATCGCAAAGACCAGAAGCTGGTGTAGGAAATCCGCCATGTCGCGCCGGGCCAGCGCATCGTAGAAAGGCTGGTTCCAGCGGTTGAGCAGGACCTGTCCGATCGAGGTGGCGACGATGACCGCGACGATGCCGATGGAGACCCACGCAAGTTGCCTGCGCACTGGCGAGGTTTTCAGCCCCAGCTTGATCGTCGCCATCTGGTCGGCGAGGCTGCTTGCCTCGACCGAGACGGCGGGTTTTTGCGGGCCCGGCTTTTTATCGGTCTGGTCGTCCATGAAGGATATTCCTGGTTTCCGCCGCGGTCATCATTACCGCGCCGAGCGAAGCATGGTTGGATCGGGCACGTCTCAGATAGGGTGATGATCGCTGCGCGATGCAAGGCGCGGCGGCGATCACGAACGCGTCACTTGGCCAGGCGCGCCGTCGCTCGCGTGCCGGCCAAGCCGCGTTGCCCCCTGTGGCGAGAAGACCGGAACGAAGACACGGCGAGAGGCGCGCTGCGCGACTGGCACGCCCTGATAGAGCCGTTTCTGTGCTTCGACGACGATCACGCCGGAAAAGATCGGCCAGAACCGCCGGCCAGCCTTCTCCAGCACATTGTGGAACCGCATCATGAAACGCCGCGGCGACGGCGGGAAGAACAGCGCATCGCTCCACGTCGCCGGCGTGAAGTTCGCCTCGCGCAGCAATTCGGTCAGTTGGCCGCGCGAGAACGGCCGGCCGTTGCCGAAGGGCGTGTGCTCGAAGCGCGCCCACACGCCGCGCCGGTTGGGCACGACGATGACCACCCTGCCCGCCGGCGACAGCACGCGCCAGATCTCGTTCAGCGTCTCGCGCGGATTTTCGGCATGTTCGAGCGAATGCACCAGGAGCACGCGGTCGATGCAGGAATCGACCAGCGGCAGTTCCTCGTCAAACACCAGTGCCGTCGCCGCCGGCCCGGTCGCCGGCCACACCACCGCGCCCTGCGTCGCCGGCATAAAGGCGAAGACACGCTCGGCATCGGTGCCGAAGCGCTCCAGCCATGGCAGCGTGTAGCCGAGGCCGACCAACCGCTCGTTGGGCACCGTTGCCCATATGGACGACAGCGCCATGGTGATCGAATGCTCGGCCAGTTGGCCGAGCGTGGACGAGTAGAAGGAGCGCAGATCGACGATATCCGAATGCATGCGCGGGACGGTAGCCGTGAAGCCAGCCAAGTTCAACAAAGGCGGCCGGCTCAACGAACGCGCCAGTCTCGACAAACCTGGATGACATCGGCACGCGTCCGCCCTATGTCTGCGACGACAAAGGGAGACATGCGATGCCGGTCGAAATCGAGCAGTTCATGTGCCGCACCGACAATTTCGGCGTGCTGGTCCACGATCCGAAGAGCGGTGAGACGGCGATCGTCGACGCGCCGGAAGAGGCGCCGATCCTGGCGGCGATCAAGCGCACAGGCTGGACGCCGACATTGATCCTCACCACGCATCATCATGCCGACCATGTCGAAGCCAATCTGGCGCTGAAGGAGCGCTTCAAACTGCGCATCGTCGGCCCGGAGGCCGAGAAGGCGAAGATTCCCGGCATCGACGATACGGTGAAACAGGGCTCGGTCGTGCGCCTTGGCGAGGAAAGGATCGAGGTCATCGAGACGCCCGGCCATACCGCCGGCCATGTCTCCTATTATTTGCCGGCCTCCAAGGTGGCCTTCACCGCCGACACGCTGTTTGCGCTGGGTTGCGGCCGGCTGTTCGAATGCAAACCGCCGGTCATGTATGAGTCGCTGAAGAAGCTGGCGGCGCTGCCGGCGCAAACCACCATCTATTGCGGCCACGAATACACCTTGGCCAATGCCCGTTTCGCCGTGACGGTCGATCCGAGCAATCCGGCGCTGAAGCAGCGCGCGGCAAGGATCGAGGCGCTGCGCGCGGACAACAAGCCGACGCTGCCGACCACCATCGGCGAGGAATTGTCGACCAACCCGTTCCTGCGCTGGCACGACCCGGCGATCCGCAAGCATCTCGGCATGGAGAAAGCCTCGGATGCCGAAGTTTTCGCCGAAATCCGCAAGCGCAAGGATAATTTCTGATGCCTGCCCCCAAAACCGCGCAGCGATTTTTGGGATAACGACATCGATCAAGACAAAGAATGCGAATGACCGCCAGCGCCGCCGAGATCATCGCAATGCTGGGCTTGAAGCCGCATCCCGAGGGCGGCTGGTATGCCGAGACGTTTCGGGACGCCGCGGGCGGCCCGCGCGGCCATTCGACGGCGATCTATTTCCTGCTCGAGCAGGGCCAGCTTTCGGCCTGGCACCGGGTCAAGGACGCCACCGAGGTCTGGCATTTCTACGCGGGCGCGCCGCTGGCGCTGTCGATGCACGGGGAAGGCGCGGGCGCCGTCATCGAGCAGGTGCTTGGCACGGCTCTTGCCGCGGGCGAGCGGCCGCAGATCGTGGTGCCGGCCGGCTGGTGGCAATCGGCGCGCAGCTTAGGCGAATGGACCCTGGTCGGCTGCACCGTGGCGCCGGGCTTCGATTTTGCCGCCTTCGAACTGGCCGAGCCGGGCTGGCAGCCGGTCTAGGCGAGTAGAAATCCCAGCGTGATGGCCAACTGGGCCGCGTAATAAAGGACCCAGACCGCGTAACGCATCCACACGCGGCGCGGTGAAATCGCCGCGAGCAGGAAGCGCTCGGCCGCCAGCAGCCCGTCCGAGGCGATGAACAGCACCGCGCCGGCAATGACCCAAGCCTTGTCCGTGGTGAGCGCCGAAATACCCATGGCGAGGATCGCCGCGACATAGACGGCGACCGGGATGCGCAGCTGCGGACCGACGCGGCGCCACAGCGCGGCAAGCATGGCAATGCTGAATGCGGCCATGGCCAGGGCGGTCGCGCCCCGCCAGGATTGGGCGCTCAACAGTTGGAGCCCGCCGCCCGCCTGCGCGAACAGCGCGACATAGGCGATGTGGCCGGCGAGAAAGCTCGTCAGCCCGCCAAGAAAAGCCTTTTCGCCGTCGCGCGACAGGAAGGCGTCGCCGGCGGCGCTCAATCCCAGCGCTGCGACGAGCAGCAGCGGACCGCCCTGCATGGCGGCAAGCACGGCCAGCAAAGCCACGGCAAGCGTCTTTGCCGCCGTGCGCGTCCATTTCGGCGGCATGTCGAGCGCAAAGAGGTAGATCACGGTCGCGACGAACGAGAACAAAAGCGTCGCGTTGGCGTTGGCCTCGATGCCGCCAGGGAACGGCATCATGCGTTGACCTCTTTTGCGGCCGGCTTGCGCATCAGCAGCGACTTCGCCGCGAGCGCGGCGCCGCCGGTGATAAGCACGCAGGCCGCCAAAATGCGCAGCGACGGCTCGGCGACGC
It contains:
- the hisC gene encoding histidinol-phosphate transaminase — encoded protein: MKQDQPRPTPRAGIMDIEAYVPGKSTAPAGVTKVYKLSSNENPLGPSPKAIEAAREVAAKLDVYPDGTARRLREAIADVHGLNPANIICSNGSDEILGLLAQTYLAPGDEAVFTEHAFMVYKIYIQAAGAKPVAVKETDERADVDAILAAVTPKTRIVFLANPNNPTGTYVPFQEVRRLHAALPKNVLLVLDAAYAEYVRRNDYEAGIELAGSSENVVMTRTFSKLGLGGARIGWMYGPAHIVDAINRIRGPFNVNATAIEAGIAAIRDRAHIERSVAHNEKWLAWLSAELTGLGLRVTPSVGNFVLIHFPDDQKHSAAAADDYLSARGYILRRVTGYGFPNALRMSVGTEEANRGVVDALKTFLKS
- the metX gene encoding homoserine O-acetyltransferase MetX, with amino-acid sequence MAAQRAARTKDEVDHPSSPVLQFGPDKPLKLDAGTLLSPFQIAYQTYGSLNDARSNAILVCHALTGDQHVANTNPVTGKPGWWEVLIGPGKIIDTNRFFVICSNVVGGCLGSTGPASTNPATGKPYGLDLPIITIRDMVRAQAMLIDHFGIEKLFCVLGGSMGGMQVLEWAASYPERVFSALPIATGARHSSQNIAFHEVGRQAVMADPDWHGGKYLDFGKRPEKGLAVARMAAHITYLSEAALHRKFGRNLQDREALTFGFDADFQIESYLRHQGMTFVDRFDANSYLYLTRAMDYFDLAADHGGRLADAFAGTRTRFCLVSFTSDWLFPTEESRSIVHALNAAGASVSFVEIETDRGHDAFLLDEPELFAAINGFIASAARARGLSL
- the metW gene encoding methionine biosynthesis protein MetW → MSVNRAQRVDLEVVTDLIPANSRVLDVGSGDGVLLELLQETKQVDGRGLELSQRGVNECVARGLSVIQGDADTDLKFYADKGFDFVVLSQTLQATRNPKIVLDELLRIGNRAIVSFPNFGHWRVRFSLLIKGRMPVTKDLPYSWYDTPNIHFCTIRDFVNLCEELGATVEKATALDANGQKIGLSMPWWFWNFFGQQAVFLLKR
- a CDS encoding DUF1330 domain-containing protein; the protein is MTAYAVAHMRQVTPGPWMIEYLEKIDATLAPFGGRFLVHGGDVELVENNWPGHLIVIEFPDRQHVRDWYNSPAYQAILSLRTENSQSDVIFVDGVEHPHKATDVLG
- a CDS encoding glycosyltransferase family 2 protein — translated: MSSEDIPLITVITPTHNRRSQVVRAVESVLAQTLTRFEHIVVDDGSTDGTAAALAEIRDPRLIYVGAKWRGANAARNAGIERARAPVVTFLDSDDVYLPDRLERTLARFDANPSLEVLISSFVSLKGSRSTKCINREAFLDKGTLQRALVSQTIFIAGSAITARHESLLAIGGYDSDITRMQDRELLLRFARRGGAQLSEDIDWKKYNSENSISGRRDGYVAAYANLIDKHPYIADRYPDVPPYMIARQIIADTLQGRLQQAFSGYLANRSSKALGYSLPQLLRGYVVGRRWRRDCYDEFRAKYGARAV
- a CDS encoding ABC transporter ATP-binding protein/permease, producing the protein MDDQTDKKPGPQKPAVSVEASSLADQMATIKLGLKTSPVRRQLAWVSIGIVAVIVATSIGQVLLNRWNQPFYDALARRDMADFLHQLLVFAMIAGGLLVLNIGQTWLNQMIRLRLREALTLDLIDQWMRPARAFRLANAGAIGVNPDQRMQQDAAHLSDLSTDLGVGLLQSFILLVSFIGVLWELSSGFVFHIGDYSLAIPGYMVWAAFFYAGIASWLSWLVGRPLIGLNSERYTREAELRSSMVRVNENVDAIALYHGEPDARRRLELDLGTVLGAMRRIFTAQINLAWVTDTYGWITVVAPILVASPVYFSGDISFGGLMMAVGAFNQVHSSLRWFINNIGSIADWRATLMRVADFRIALTETDALHDTEKRIQFVENANGSLTFEKLEVASPEGCTKLAQTDVEIRPGERVMITGEPGAGKTLFFRAIAGLWPWGSGRIGLPAGETPIFVPRVPYFPAGTLREVLDHPNGKAPASDAEIAAVLGEVGLDRLATIIDHPGRWERELGDDEQRALAFARLALRKPKWVIIDEALDAFDGPTLRRVLAMLQKRLPETAIVNIGRGQHNNQFFPRSLNIVKDSGSPALKPARVRAGAIEPPPAAPRRKKETTEV
- a CDS encoding class I SAM-dependent methyltransferase, with translation MHSDIVDLRSFYSSTLGQLAEHSITMALSSIWATVPNERLVGLGYTLPWLERFGTDAERVFAFMPATQGAVVWPATGPAATALVFDEELPLVDSCIDRVLLVHSLEHAENPRETLNEIWRVLSPAGRVVIVVPNRRGVWARFEHTPFGNGRPFSRGQLTELLREANFTPATWSDALFFPPSPRRFMMRFHNVLEKAGRRFWPIFSGVIVVEAQKRLYQGVPVAQRASRRVFVPVFSPQGATRLGRHASDGAPGQVTRS
- the gloB gene encoding hydroxyacylglutathione hydrolase, coding for MPVEIEQFMCRTDNFGVLVHDPKSGETAIVDAPEEAPILAAIKRTGWTPTLILTTHHHADHVEANLALKERFKLRIVGPEAEKAKIPGIDDTVKQGSVVRLGEERIEVIETPGHTAGHVSYYLPASKVAFTADTLFALGCGRLFECKPPVMYESLKKLAALPAQTTIYCGHEYTLANARFAVTVDPSNPALKQRAARIEALRADNKPTLPTTIGEELSTNPFLRWHDPAIRKHLGMEKASDAEVFAEIRKRKDNF
- a CDS encoding cupin domain-containing protein, which encodes MTASAAEIIAMLGLKPHPEGGWYAETFRDAAGGPRGHSTAIYFLLEQGQLSAWHRVKDATEVWHFYAGAPLALSMHGEGAGAVIEQVLGTALAAGERPQIVVPAGWWQSARSLGEWTLVGCTVAPGFDFAAFELAEPGWQPV
- a CDS encoding lysoplasmalogenase, producing the protein MMPFPGGIEANANATLLFSFVATVIYLFALDMPPKWTRTAAKTLAVALLAVLAAMQGGPLLLVAALGLSAAGDAFLSRDGEKAFLGGLTSFLAGHIAYVALFAQAGGGLQLLSAQSWRGATALAMAAFSIAMLAALWRRVGPQLRIPVAVYVAAILAMGISALTTDKAWVIAGAVLFIASDGLLAAERFLLAAISPRRVWMRYAVWVLYYAAQLAITLGFLLA